The proteins below are encoded in one region of Scophthalmus maximus strain ysfricsl-2021 chromosome 4, ASM2237912v1, whole genome shotgun sequence:
- the ddias gene encoding DNA damage-induced apoptosis suppressor protein isoform X3, which translates to MCRCSRCGYSCPREQVDSRYRLSLRVTRDRCIFGVTVFGTCLNPFFGIPASGLRRMVENEDGPVGASTRASLLMKAVEDCFIGRHFIFGIKVTGTESRLWLEGPGLGRDRDRVQFIASQMILPKAAGPGGCTVASYYRTLLQKAAEYELGSSDYCKTSRIPEKALLMIPHHSSASGFNNTTLSASGLLSPSLQRSHHQDSTLTPTPPWQQSLGLVTSSAEQEEGCSTRDNGDENSRQTDNNKTTHCVQRGCLGNHKVAEDRTLSPLSFPELSSYDSASFAQYTYRSSVRAVETPPLMNTLFSPSQPGHNRDSPLSYKTKGLPPLQLNETSLSSSLAWEDLPFSESLTEFVCEEHKDFDIVSETEPRPNVRNQKETVRNDTEIVSQEKSLSIHSTSVCQNNSQISESHSSMVQNITNTLNNRGDQAGKNYAGCVKKIQARSNCFHQCDQEDKEASSLSFDDKEAQREEDAYDCSVDLFSSSIMSDMNIKTFNMHTESDGITTETCPLPSSPGTRPVRSEQADVPYSTPHERKPKRNKCTKRDSFIPPGTQDLDFLPPAQSTPIVKVAVVSGSPPSSSLSGEFSSQPDGQDVYPFYSDLPELDSKKSKIAPSHCKLNTVAAKQPPRCGRESTKENLVWSETSIRHDHILTPKRRFWKPNKHKNLPLAPQHLRVRRAVPSPGSPVRTNRNCDSSVCDLTVCECEYSKVVVPPTPVANARLGVKPRRRRPSDGSSSCSLDCTWKAKQGDGVNCKRILLDHRLPTLTSSRSELAPAGNCDSEVLGEGSLDTSDSHRLNDENQACDWSRDLFSDSA; encoded by the exons AT GTGCAGATGTTCCAGGTGTGGTTACAGCTGCCCCAGGGAGCAGGTCGACTCCAGATACCGTCTCTCGTTGAGGGTGACCCGGGACAGATGCATATTCGGAGTCACAGTATTCGGAACCTGCCTGAACCCATTCTTTGGCATTCCCGCAAGTGGACTACGGAG GATGGTGGAGAATGAAGATGGACCAGTTGGAGCATCCACCAGAGCCTCGCTGTTGATGAAGGCTGTCGAGGACTGTTTCATCGGCAGACATTTCATCTTTGGTATTAAG GTAACCGGAACAGAAAGTCGGCTTTGGCTTGAAGGGCCTGGACTTggtagagacagagacagagtccaGTTTATTGCCAGTCAGATGATTCTCCCCAAAGCTGCCGGCCCGGGAGGCTGCACAGTGGCCAGTTATTATCGGACCCTTCTCCAGAAAGCTGCAGAATATGAGCTGGGATCCAGTGATTACTGCAAAACCTCCAGAATCCCAGAAAAAGCCCTACTGATGATTCCTCATCACTCTTCTGCCAGCGGCTTCAATAATACCACACTTTCTGCCTCAGGTCTTCTTTCCCCTTCACTGCAAAG ATCGCATCACCAAGACAGCACTCTTACACCGACTCCTCCATGGCAACAATCACTGGGACTAGTGACTTCGTCcgcagagcaggaggaaggcTGCAGCACCCGGGATAATGGAGATGAGAACAGCCGACAGACGgacaacaacaagacaacacaTTGTGTACAGAGAGGCTGCTTGGGGAACCATAAAGTCGCAGAGGACAGAACTCTGtcacctctttcttttccagaGCTCAGTTCTTATGATAGTGCATCATTTGCCCAATACACGTACAGGTCTAGTGTGAGAGCAGTTGAAACACCCCCCCTCATGAACACTTTGTTCAGTCCCTCCCAGCCTGGCCACAACAGGGATTCACCACTCAGTTATAAGACGAAGGGGCTTCCTCCTCTACAACTCAATGAAACATCTTTGTCCAGCTCCTTGGCGTGGGAGGATTTGCCTTTCTCCGAGAGTCTaactgagtttgtgtgtgaggaacACAAAGATTTTGACATCGTTAGTGAAACAGAGCCACGTCCAAATGTGCGAAATCAGAAGGAAACGGTAAGAAATGACACAGAAATAGTATCTCAAGAAAAGAGCCTCTCAATTCATTCAACTTCCGTTTGTCAAAATAACTCACAGATATCAGAGAGCCACTCGTCGATGGTACAGAATATTACCAATACACTTAATAACAGAGGTGACCAGGCAGGCAAGAACTATGCTGGATGTGTTAAAAAGATTCAGGCCAGAAGCAATTGTTTCCATCAGTGCGATCAGGAAGACAAGGAAGCAAGTTCTCTGTCTTTTGATGACAAAGAAGCGCAGCGAGAAGAAGATGCCTACGATTGTTCGGTAGATCTATTCAGCAGCTCAATCATGAGTGATATGAACATAAAGACGTTCAACATGCATACAGAATCTGACGGGATTACTACAGAAACTTGCCCGCTGCCCTCCAGTCCAGGCACACGGCCAGTGAGGAGTGAACAGGCTGACGTCCCGTATTCAACACCACACGAACGGAAACCCAAACGGAATAAATGCACGAAAAGGGACAGTTTCATTCCACCTGGCACACAAGACCTTGacttcctccctcccgcccAGTCCACTCCGATTGTAAAAGTAGCTGTCGTGTCAGGTTCacctccctcttcatccctctccgGTGAATTCAGTTCACAACCAGACGGTCAAGATGTGTATCCTTTTTATAGTGACCTACCTGAATTGGAcagtaaaaagtcaaaaatcgCCCCTTCTCATTGTAAACTGAACACTGTCGCTGCTAAGCAGCCGCCCCGGTGTGGCAGAGAGTCTACAAAGGAAAATCTTGTGTGGAGCGAGACATCCATCAGACACGACCACATATTGACCCCGAAAAGGCGATTCTGGAAACCAAACAAGCATAAAAATCTCCCGCTGGCTCCGCAGCACCTGAGGGTCAGGAGAGCGGTTCCGAGCCCGGGGTCACCGGTGAGGACCAACCGCAACTGTGACTCGAGTGTTTGCgatttgactgtgtgtgaatgtgagtacAGCAAAGTAGTCGTTCCTCCTACTCCTGTTGCTAACGCACGACTGGGCGTGAAGCCAAGGAGAAGGAGGCCGAGcgatggcagcagcagctgcagtttggATTGTACTTGGAAAGCAAAGCAGGGAGATGGAGTGAACTGTAAAAGAATTCTGCTGGATCATCGTCTTCCAACTCTCACGTCGTCACGGAGTGAACTGGCACCAGCAGGAAACTGTGACAGTGAGGTGCTTGGTGAGGGGAGTCTGGACACATCTGACAGTCATCGTCTCAACGATGAGAACCAGGCATGTGATTGGTCGAGAGATCTGTTCTCTGACTCGGCCTGA
- the ddias gene encoding DNA damage-induced apoptosis suppressor protein isoform X1, which translates to MSDRRALVGCAVLSVCDACVFYPCCKGCFSRVDVEQRDTTRCRCSRCGYSCPREQVDSRYRLSLRVTRDRCIFGVTVFGTCLNPFFGIPASGLRRMVENEDGPVGASTRASLLMKAVEDCFIGRHFIFGIKVTGTESRLWLEGPGLGRDRDRVQFIASQMILPKAAGPGGCTVASYYRTLLQKAAEYELGSSDYCKTSRIPEKALLMIPHHSSASGFNNTTLSASGLLSPSLQRSHHQDSTLTPTPPWQQSLGLVTSSAEQEEGCSTRDNGDENSRQTDNNKTTHCVQRGCLGNHKVAEDRTLSPLSFPELSSYDSASFAQYTYRSSVRAVETPPLMNTLFSPSQPGHNRDSPLSYKTKGLPPLQLNETSLSSSLAWEDLPFSESLTEFVCEEHKDFDIVSETEPRPNVRNQKETVRNDTEIVSQEKSLSIHSTSVCQNNSQISESHSSMVQNITNTLNNRGDQAGKNYAGCVKKIQARSNCFHQCDQEDKEASSLSFDDKEAQREEDAYDCSVDLFSSSIMSDMNIKTFNMHTESDGITTETCPLPSSPGTRPVRSEQADVPYSTPHERKPKRNKCTKRDSFIPPGTQDLDFLPPAQSTPIVKVAVVSGSPPSSSLSGEFSSQPDGQDVYPFYSDLPELDSKKSKIAPSHCKLNTVAAKQPPRCGRESTKENLVWSETSIRHDHILTPKRRFWKPNKHKNLPLAPQHLRVRRAVPSPGSPVRTNRNCDSSVCDLTVCECEYSKVVVPPTPVANARLGVKPRRRRPSDGSSSCSLDCTWKAKQGDGVNCKRILLDHRLPTLTSSRSELAPAGNCDSEVLGEGSLDTSDSHRLNDENQACDWSRDLFSDSA; encoded by the exons ATGTCGGACAGACGGGCTCTGGTGGGCTGTGCCGTGTTGTCCGTGTGCGACGCCTGTGTGTTCTATCCCTGCTGTAAAGGCTGCTTCTCGAGGGTCGACGTCGAGCAGCGGGACACGaccag GTGCAGATGTTCCAGGTGTGGTTACAGCTGCCCCAGGGAGCAGGTCGACTCCAGATACCGTCTCTCGTTGAGGGTGACCCGGGACAGATGCATATTCGGAGTCACAGTATTCGGAACCTGCCTGAACCCATTCTTTGGCATTCCCGCAAGTGGACTACGGAG GATGGTGGAGAATGAAGATGGACCAGTTGGAGCATCCACCAGAGCCTCGCTGTTGATGAAGGCTGTCGAGGACTGTTTCATCGGCAGACATTTCATCTTTGGTATTAAG GTAACCGGAACAGAAAGTCGGCTTTGGCTTGAAGGGCCTGGACTTggtagagacagagacagagtccaGTTTATTGCCAGTCAGATGATTCTCCCCAAAGCTGCCGGCCCGGGAGGCTGCACAGTGGCCAGTTATTATCGGACCCTTCTCCAGAAAGCTGCAGAATATGAGCTGGGATCCAGTGATTACTGCAAAACCTCCAGAATCCCAGAAAAAGCCCTACTGATGATTCCTCATCACTCTTCTGCCAGCGGCTTCAATAATACCACACTTTCTGCCTCAGGTCTTCTTTCCCCTTCACTGCAAAG ATCGCATCACCAAGACAGCACTCTTACACCGACTCCTCCATGGCAACAATCACTGGGACTAGTGACTTCGTCcgcagagcaggaggaaggcTGCAGCACCCGGGATAATGGAGATGAGAACAGCCGACAGACGgacaacaacaagacaacacaTTGTGTACAGAGAGGCTGCTTGGGGAACCATAAAGTCGCAGAGGACAGAACTCTGtcacctctttcttttccagaGCTCAGTTCTTATGATAGTGCATCATTTGCCCAATACACGTACAGGTCTAGTGTGAGAGCAGTTGAAACACCCCCCCTCATGAACACTTTGTTCAGTCCCTCCCAGCCTGGCCACAACAGGGATTCACCACTCAGTTATAAGACGAAGGGGCTTCCTCCTCTACAACTCAATGAAACATCTTTGTCCAGCTCCTTGGCGTGGGAGGATTTGCCTTTCTCCGAGAGTCTaactgagtttgtgtgtgaggaacACAAAGATTTTGACATCGTTAGTGAAACAGAGCCACGTCCAAATGTGCGAAATCAGAAGGAAACGGTAAGAAATGACACAGAAATAGTATCTCAAGAAAAGAGCCTCTCAATTCATTCAACTTCCGTTTGTCAAAATAACTCACAGATATCAGAGAGCCACTCGTCGATGGTACAGAATATTACCAATACACTTAATAACAGAGGTGACCAGGCAGGCAAGAACTATGCTGGATGTGTTAAAAAGATTCAGGCCAGAAGCAATTGTTTCCATCAGTGCGATCAGGAAGACAAGGAAGCAAGTTCTCTGTCTTTTGATGACAAAGAAGCGCAGCGAGAAGAAGATGCCTACGATTGTTCGGTAGATCTATTCAGCAGCTCAATCATGAGTGATATGAACATAAAGACGTTCAACATGCATACAGAATCTGACGGGATTACTACAGAAACTTGCCCGCTGCCCTCCAGTCCAGGCACACGGCCAGTGAGGAGTGAACAGGCTGACGTCCCGTATTCAACACCACACGAACGGAAACCCAAACGGAATAAATGCACGAAAAGGGACAGTTTCATTCCACCTGGCACACAAGACCTTGacttcctccctcccgcccAGTCCACTCCGATTGTAAAAGTAGCTGTCGTGTCAGGTTCacctccctcttcatccctctccgGTGAATTCAGTTCACAACCAGACGGTCAAGATGTGTATCCTTTTTATAGTGACCTACCTGAATTGGAcagtaaaaagtcaaaaatcgCCCCTTCTCATTGTAAACTGAACACTGTCGCTGCTAAGCAGCCGCCCCGGTGTGGCAGAGAGTCTACAAAGGAAAATCTTGTGTGGAGCGAGACATCCATCAGACACGACCACATATTGACCCCGAAAAGGCGATTCTGGAAACCAAACAAGCATAAAAATCTCCCGCTGGCTCCGCAGCACCTGAGGGTCAGGAGAGCGGTTCCGAGCCCGGGGTCACCGGTGAGGACCAACCGCAACTGTGACTCGAGTGTTTGCgatttgactgtgtgtgaatgtgagtacAGCAAAGTAGTCGTTCCTCCTACTCCTGTTGCTAACGCACGACTGGGCGTGAAGCCAAGGAGAAGGAGGCCGAGcgatggcagcagcagctgcagtttggATTGTACTTGGAAAGCAAAGCAGGGAGATGGAGTGAACTGTAAAAGAATTCTGCTGGATCATCGTCTTCCAACTCTCACGTCGTCACGGAGTGAACTGGCACCAGCAGGAAACTGTGACAGTGAGGTGCTTGGTGAGGGGAGTCTGGACACATCTGACAGTCATCGTCTCAACGATGAGAACCAGGCATGTGATTGGTCGAGAGATCTGTTCTCTGACTCGGCCTGA
- the ddias gene encoding DNA damage-induced apoptosis suppressor protein isoform X2: MSDRRALVGCAVLSVCDACVFYPCCKGCFSRVDVEQRDTTRCSRCGYSCPREQVDSRYRLSLRVTRDRCIFGVTVFGTCLNPFFGIPASGLRRMVENEDGPVGASTRASLLMKAVEDCFIGRHFIFGIKVTGTESRLWLEGPGLGRDRDRVQFIASQMILPKAAGPGGCTVASYYRTLLQKAAEYELGSSDYCKTSRIPEKALLMIPHHSSASGFNNTTLSASGLLSPSLQRSHHQDSTLTPTPPWQQSLGLVTSSAEQEEGCSTRDNGDENSRQTDNNKTTHCVQRGCLGNHKVAEDRTLSPLSFPELSSYDSASFAQYTYRSSVRAVETPPLMNTLFSPSQPGHNRDSPLSYKTKGLPPLQLNETSLSSSLAWEDLPFSESLTEFVCEEHKDFDIVSETEPRPNVRNQKETVRNDTEIVSQEKSLSIHSTSVCQNNSQISESHSSMVQNITNTLNNRGDQAGKNYAGCVKKIQARSNCFHQCDQEDKEASSLSFDDKEAQREEDAYDCSVDLFSSSIMSDMNIKTFNMHTESDGITTETCPLPSSPGTRPVRSEQADVPYSTPHERKPKRNKCTKRDSFIPPGTQDLDFLPPAQSTPIVKVAVVSGSPPSSSLSGEFSSQPDGQDVYPFYSDLPELDSKKSKIAPSHCKLNTVAAKQPPRCGRESTKENLVWSETSIRHDHILTPKRRFWKPNKHKNLPLAPQHLRVRRAVPSPGSPVRTNRNCDSSVCDLTVCECEYSKVVVPPTPVANARLGVKPRRRRPSDGSSSCSLDCTWKAKQGDGVNCKRILLDHRLPTLTSSRSELAPAGNCDSEVLGEGSLDTSDSHRLNDENQACDWSRDLFSDSA; this comes from the exons ATGTCGGACAGACGGGCTCTGGTGGGCTGTGCCGTGTTGTCCGTGTGCGACGCCTGTGTGTTCTATCCCTGCTGTAAAGGCTGCTTCTCGAGGGTCGACGTCGAGCAGCGGGACACGaccag ATGTTCCAGGTGTGGTTACAGCTGCCCCAGGGAGCAGGTCGACTCCAGATACCGTCTCTCGTTGAGGGTGACCCGGGACAGATGCATATTCGGAGTCACAGTATTCGGAACCTGCCTGAACCCATTCTTTGGCATTCCCGCAAGTGGACTACGGAG GATGGTGGAGAATGAAGATGGACCAGTTGGAGCATCCACCAGAGCCTCGCTGTTGATGAAGGCTGTCGAGGACTGTTTCATCGGCAGACATTTCATCTTTGGTATTAAG GTAACCGGAACAGAAAGTCGGCTTTGGCTTGAAGGGCCTGGACTTggtagagacagagacagagtccaGTTTATTGCCAGTCAGATGATTCTCCCCAAAGCTGCCGGCCCGGGAGGCTGCACAGTGGCCAGTTATTATCGGACCCTTCTCCAGAAAGCTGCAGAATATGAGCTGGGATCCAGTGATTACTGCAAAACCTCCAGAATCCCAGAAAAAGCCCTACTGATGATTCCTCATCACTCTTCTGCCAGCGGCTTCAATAATACCACACTTTCTGCCTCAGGTCTTCTTTCCCCTTCACTGCAAAG ATCGCATCACCAAGACAGCACTCTTACACCGACTCCTCCATGGCAACAATCACTGGGACTAGTGACTTCGTCcgcagagcaggaggaaggcTGCAGCACCCGGGATAATGGAGATGAGAACAGCCGACAGACGgacaacaacaagacaacacaTTGTGTACAGAGAGGCTGCTTGGGGAACCATAAAGTCGCAGAGGACAGAACTCTGtcacctctttcttttccagaGCTCAGTTCTTATGATAGTGCATCATTTGCCCAATACACGTACAGGTCTAGTGTGAGAGCAGTTGAAACACCCCCCCTCATGAACACTTTGTTCAGTCCCTCCCAGCCTGGCCACAACAGGGATTCACCACTCAGTTATAAGACGAAGGGGCTTCCTCCTCTACAACTCAATGAAACATCTTTGTCCAGCTCCTTGGCGTGGGAGGATTTGCCTTTCTCCGAGAGTCTaactgagtttgtgtgtgaggaacACAAAGATTTTGACATCGTTAGTGAAACAGAGCCACGTCCAAATGTGCGAAATCAGAAGGAAACGGTAAGAAATGACACAGAAATAGTATCTCAAGAAAAGAGCCTCTCAATTCATTCAACTTCCGTTTGTCAAAATAACTCACAGATATCAGAGAGCCACTCGTCGATGGTACAGAATATTACCAATACACTTAATAACAGAGGTGACCAGGCAGGCAAGAACTATGCTGGATGTGTTAAAAAGATTCAGGCCAGAAGCAATTGTTTCCATCAGTGCGATCAGGAAGACAAGGAAGCAAGTTCTCTGTCTTTTGATGACAAAGAAGCGCAGCGAGAAGAAGATGCCTACGATTGTTCGGTAGATCTATTCAGCAGCTCAATCATGAGTGATATGAACATAAAGACGTTCAACATGCATACAGAATCTGACGGGATTACTACAGAAACTTGCCCGCTGCCCTCCAGTCCAGGCACACGGCCAGTGAGGAGTGAACAGGCTGACGTCCCGTATTCAACACCACACGAACGGAAACCCAAACGGAATAAATGCACGAAAAGGGACAGTTTCATTCCACCTGGCACACAAGACCTTGacttcctccctcccgcccAGTCCACTCCGATTGTAAAAGTAGCTGTCGTGTCAGGTTCacctccctcttcatccctctccgGTGAATTCAGTTCACAACCAGACGGTCAAGATGTGTATCCTTTTTATAGTGACCTACCTGAATTGGAcagtaaaaagtcaaaaatcgCCCCTTCTCATTGTAAACTGAACACTGTCGCTGCTAAGCAGCCGCCCCGGTGTGGCAGAGAGTCTACAAAGGAAAATCTTGTGTGGAGCGAGACATCCATCAGACACGACCACATATTGACCCCGAAAAGGCGATTCTGGAAACCAAACAAGCATAAAAATCTCCCGCTGGCTCCGCAGCACCTGAGGGTCAGGAGAGCGGTTCCGAGCCCGGGGTCACCGGTGAGGACCAACCGCAACTGTGACTCGAGTGTTTGCgatttgactgtgtgtgaatgtgagtacAGCAAAGTAGTCGTTCCTCCTACTCCTGTTGCTAACGCACGACTGGGCGTGAAGCCAAGGAGAAGGAGGCCGAGcgatggcagcagcagctgcagtttggATTGTACTTGGAAAGCAAAGCAGGGAGATGGAGTGAACTGTAAAAGAATTCTGCTGGATCATCGTCTTCCAACTCTCACGTCGTCACGGAGTGAACTGGCACCAGCAGGAAACTGTGACAGTGAGGTGCTTGGTGAGGGGAGTCTGGACACATCTGACAGTCATCGTCTCAACGATGAGAACCAGGCATGTGATTGGTCGAGAGATCTGTTCTCTGACTCGGCCTGA
- the si:zfos-1056e6.1 gene encoding uncharacterized protein si:zfos-1056e6.1 yields the protein MNMSHVGFDKSRASQVWIALRRLDRNDDRVVALREVSIPAAADVTMVIQIIKTTFGLNLSDVIFKMRNHRGCLIPMNSLIPANSKHMPHVLEVTKIFQHVCPKPRIIPMTVVNKSMKTRFQTVDRRIQRLEDLLPQINLRRNEKLGQEIECLDQMLRFLEKRMQVADSHSWKGVLTRAPLW from the exons ATGAACATGTCTCACGTCGGTTTTGACAAGTCGCGAGCATCGCAGGTCTGGATCGCCCTCAGGCGGCTCGACAGAAACG ATGACAGAGTGGTGGCTCTTCGAGAGGTGTCCATCCCTGCAGCAGCCGACGTCACCATGGTCATACAG ATAATCAAGACAACCTTTGGACTGAACTTGTCTGATGTAATATTCAAG ATGAGGAACCACCGTGGCTGTCTGATCCCTATGAACAGCTTGATCCCTGCTAACAGCAAGCACAT GCCTCATGTGCTCGAGGTGACCAAGATCTTTCAGCATG TGTGTCCCAAGCCCAGAATCATTCCCATGACTGTGGTCAACAAGAGCATGAAGACCAGATTTCAGACTGTTGACAGGAGG ATTCAGAGACTGGAGGACCTCCTGCCTCAGATCAATCTCAGACGCAATGAAAAACTTGGCCAG GAGATTGAATGTCTCGACCAGATGCTGAGGTTTCTTGAAAAGAGAATGCAG GTTGCAGATTCTCATAGCTGGAAGGGGGTGCTGACCCGAGCCCCTCTGTGGTAA
- the LOC118302168 gene encoding uncharacterized protein LOC118302168 has translation MRIWKETMKGISPLSVDTQGGGRVFLTILLTLGHMTTVTTLPGVLNDTTTALDCTNDFDEQMFCAFDALNCSEHEVTLLSNDGHGETHCVPRHCDSGRCCCSVQMMLILGETHTASLRKGGKSVEDRIISISASIKPKTPTIISVDEVNGSFQVKWKTNMEGAIGDSLTANVTYHKKDDAKKVFQSVQPTTVDGLSIYEIPGWDLEPSTTYVVSVKSYIERSGKFSDSSKELEFTTPASPDALFLGIIISLSIAAVLITSVVFCCYVKLKSKWWDTVVKCSNPKLLLIRPYEQQLLKPELPITCAVCVEPLIPDDSESWWKGSLADTSSGNLKQSSGISTASSCLSYMKTEPADILASVHDALSKAFPNISPTSPLTTNLLQESNRDGGLLSVPFGPCDANAGEVKSGWSAFNNKTYSILISSCPPMIMTDSSEVRAPADMVCDSAYCPTEGDVVACQEQLAPACPLLNSQTAASSPMPTDMSYHQCNADSGGLSYAEDSGSSSISSGTSTTFLCDPVSRVEAGYESLDEGISAATKPIGPMEVAIKCDDNPCYGCVPAGSHSLPPLDDAYQAFQTLVGQPGAERKEHLDQCPVESFTKGSPAIPGFIRNVQGDQCLSELQRPFLSLISAAVPVAVMTESGYQGV, from the exons ATGCGGATTTGGAAGGAAACCATGAAGGGAATAAGTCCTCTCAGCGTGGACACACAAGG gggagggagggtgttTTTGACGATCCTGCTGACGTTGGGACACATGACGACAGTCACAACTCTCCCTG GAGTCCTCAATGACACCACCACGGCTCTCGACTGCACCAACGACTTTGACGAGCAGATGTTTTGCGCCTTCGACGCGCTGAACTGCTCCGAGCACGAGGTGACTCTCCTGAGCAACGACGGGCACGG AGAGACGCATTGCGTTCCCAGACACTGTGACAGTGGACGCTGCTGTTGCTCTGTCCAGATGATGCTGATTTTAGGGGAGACTCACACAGCTTCGCTCCGGAAAGGAGGCAAAAGTGTGGAGGACAGAATCATCAGCATCTCGGCAAGCA TAAAGCCCAAGACGCCGACGATCATCTCAGTGGATGAGGTCAATGGGAGCTTTCAAGTCAAGTGGAAAACCAACATGGAGGGCGCCATCGGCGACAGCTTGACTGCTAATGTGACTTACCACAAGAAAGATGATGCAAAGAAG GTCTTTCAGTCTGTCCAACCGACCACCGTTGATGGACTGAGTATCTATGAAATACCTGGTTGGGATTTAGAGCCAAGCACGACATATGTGGTCAGTGTGAAAAGCTACATTGAACGGAGCGGCAAGTTCAGTGACAGTAGCAAAGAGTTGGAATTCACAACCC CTGCTTCCCCTGATGCCCTGTTCCTGGGGatcatcatcagcctcagcATTGCTGCGGTCCTAATCACCAGTGTTGTATTCTGCTGTTATGTAAA GTTGAAGTCGAAGTGGTGGGACACAGTCGTCAAATGTTCAAACCCCAAACTTCTTCTTATCCGTCCATATGAACAACAG CTCTTGAAGCCTGAGCTGCCCATCACCTGCGCTGTCTGTGTCGAGCCCCTTATTCCGGACGACAGTGAATCGTG GTGGAAGGGGTCACTGGCAGACACTAGCAGTGGGAACCTAAAGCAGAGCAGTGGAATCAGCACTGCCTCCTCTTGTCTCAGTTACATGAAAACAGAACCTGCTGACATTTTAGCCAGCGTTCACGATGCCCTGAGTAAAGCCTTCCCCAATATCAGCCCAACATCACCCCTCACCACCAATCTGCTCCAAGAATCCAACAGAGACGGCGGCCTATTGTCCGTTCCCTTCGGTCCTTGTGATGCCAACGCCGGTGAGGTGAAATCTGGATGGTCAGCCTTCAACAATAAAACCTACTCAATTCTCATTTCCAGCTGCCCTCCAATGATTATGACAGACAGCTCTGAAGTCCGGGCCCCGGCTGATATGGTTTGTGACTCTGCCTACTGTCCTACCGAGGGCGACGTGGTGGCCTGCCAGGAGCAACTTGCGCCAGCTTGTCCGCTTCTTAATTCACAGACGGCGGCTTCATCTCCGATGCCGACGGATATGTCATATCACCAGTGCAATGCAGACTCAGGGGGATTATCATATGCAGAAGACTCCGGTTCGTCCTCCATCTCCAGTGGCACCAGCACAACATTCCTGTGTGATCCTGTGTCCAGAGTTGAGGCCGGGTATGAGAGCCTGGATGAGGGGATCAGCGCTGCGACAAAGCCAATTGGACCAATGGAAGTGGCCATCAAATGCGATGACAACCCCTGCTACGGCTGTGTGCCTGCTGGCTCGCACAGCTTGCCTCCGCTGGATGACGCCTACCAGGCCTTTCAAACTCTAGTGGGGCAGCCTGGAGCTGAGAGAAAGGAACATTTGGACCAATGTCCAGTGGAATCGTTCACCAAGGGCTCACCAGCGATTCCGGGTTTCATTCGCAATGTCCAGGGTGACCAGTGTCTCTCTGAGCTCCAAAGACCCTTTCTGTCTTTGATCTCCGCTGCCGTGCCTGTGGCAGTAATGACGGAAAGCGGCTATCAGGGTGTGTAG
- the irf1a gene encoding interferon regulatory factor 1a, whose translation MQQPGRLRLRPWLEEQIQSGGYPGVSWLDQSAQIFQIPWTHAARHGWSIDRDATLFRSWAMHTGRYRPGKDKPDPKTWKANFRCALNSLPDVCELREHSRKRGSNAYRVYRMLPSAQTHRRRRGLRFNRPRERRAGPGDDTCTTHAWPTATTIRLNSDPPPRVETAAEEISSSTTTHGMWEAKPEEQEENEAVFKLMEHLNNADLWNPTGEQRKWRTHTLWDHWHCAGDDNSYSLHPENYSDLLGPNSFKELSDWSSNQQTLM comes from the exons ATGCAGCAACCGGGTCGGCTGAGGCTGAGGCCGTGGCTGGAGGAGCAGATTCAATCAGGGGGTTATCCAGGGGTCAGCTGGCTGGACCAG TCAGCACAAATCTTCCAAATCCCATGGACACACGCTGCTCGCCATGGCTGGAGTATTGACCGAGATGCTACGCTCTTCAGGAGCTGGGCCATGCACACTG GACGGTACCGTCCAGGCAAAGACAAGCCAGATCCCAAGACATGGAAGGCCAACTTCCGCTGTGCCTTGAATTCTCTGCCGGACGTCTGTGAGCTGCGGGAGCACAGCAGGAAGAGAGGCAGCAATGCCTACAGAGTGTACAGGATGCTGCCcagcgcacagacacacagacgcaggaGAG GGCTGCGGTTCAACAGGCCCAGAGAGAGACGGGCGGGTCCGGGTGACGACACATGCACCACGCACGCTTGGCCAACAGCCACGACAATAAGACTCAATTCAGACCCGCCGCCGAGGGTTGAGACGGCTGCAGAGGAAATATCCAGCAGCACAACAACCCATG GGATGTGGGAGGCCAaaccagaggagcaggaagagaatGAGGCCGTGTTCAAG TTGATGGAGCATTTGAACAACGCCGACCTCTGGAACCCAACCGGGGAGCAGAGGAAATGGAGGACTCACACACTGTGGGACCACTGGCACT GTGCGGGCGACGACAACTCGTACTCTCTCCACCCAGAGAACTACAGTGATCTGCTCGGTCCAAACTCCTTCAAggagctctctgattggtcctcGAACCAGCAAACACTGATGTAG